DNA sequence from the Cellulophaga sp. HaHaR_3_176 genome:
ATCGCTATATACATTTTTTTGATCTTTACCTTGGTTGTAAAAATTCCATTTACCCCTAGCTTCATCAGAAATAGCAGTAGATACATCATAAATTAAATCAGGATTCCAAGTTGCGGCTAATGCAATAGCCTGTGGAAAAACCGTAAAACGCCCCCCTTTGACCACACCATGCAATGCTTCATTACCATGGTAATATTTTTCTACATCTAATCTAGAAATTGCTTCGGCTGTAGAAACCATCATGGAAATTTTTTCTTCGATAGTTAAGCGCTCTATTAAATCATCTACCCTTGTTTCAATAGGCAACTCTTGATTTTGAAACGTGTATTTTTCCTGTGAAAAAACTAGGACAGGAAGTAGTATTAAAGCAATTATGAAACTCTTTTTTACTATCATTTTAAAACTAAAATTATGCATTCGTTTTTTATTTTAATTCAATTCTAAAACCAGAAATAGGAATAACTTGATCACTAATCACAGGTATTTTTAAGGTAAGACCCTTTGTGGTTTGCTTCCATTTTGCATTTTTTGAACTGTCTAGTGGTGTCACCGATTTTATTTTAGCTCCGTTTTTTGTCGCTAATGCCGTAATGGTTACTTCTTCAGTAGTTGTACTGCACACGTAGGCATAGATAAAGTTATTCTTTGTTGTGAATATTACTTCTGGGAAAATGTCTTTAGAAGTGCCATCATGCAAATTATCTTTCATGGTATCTTCTTCTTCAGAAGCATTAGTTTCCTTAACGCTTTCAACAATTTCTGTAAGTCTTTCACTTTGTACGCTCCATGGTTTAGAGCCATAGATGCCTTCAGCATTCTGTTTGATCCAAGAACCCATTTCAGCTAATCGTTCTTGCGCTAAATCTGTAATTTCTCCTTTTGCAGTTGGACCGTTATTCAATAATAAATTCCCTCCTTTACTTACAATTTCAAGAAGTTGTCTGGTCATTAATTCTGAAGATTTATAAACGGTATCATACTCAATATACCCCCAATTTTTCCCCATGGTAATACATGCTTCCCAAGGTTCTACTTCCAAGCCATCAACAATTTCTTGCTCAGTAACTTTATAGTCTCCAAAACCATGTTTAATACGGCTGTTTATAATACAATGAGGTTGTAAATCAAGTATCAACTCTCTCAATTCTTTGCTTTCTTCAGAACTAATTAATTCTGGAGTATCAAACCACATAACATCAATTTTCCCATATTGGGTAAGTAATTCTTTTACTTGTGGCTTCACTTTTCGTTCAAAATAACGACTAAACACTTTTATATCTTCATCTGGATAATCTACCAAATTACTACGTCCGCCTTTATGTGGCCAATTTGTTGCCACATCAGGATCTTCCCAATCACGACCTAAAGAGTAATAAAACCCAAATTTCATGTCGTGCTTATGGCAAGCGGCCACCAATTCTTTCATAGGATCTTTGGCGTAGGGTGTTCTACTTTTTATATTATAATCGTTTGACGGAGAATCAAACATTGCAAAGCCATCATGGTGTTTAGAGGTGATGATGATATATTTCATGCCTGCCTCCTTTGCGGTAAGCACCCATTTTTCTGCATCAAAGTTAGTCGGGTTAAAATCGTCTGCAATAGTAGCATACTCTTTTAAAGCTATTTTTTCATGAATCATGAAATGTTCATTTCCTTTTGCTACATGTCCATCCCAATACCCAGCAGTCTGCGAGTATAAACCCCAATGCATAAACATACCAAATTTGGCATCTTTCCACCAGTCCATTTTATCGGATGATTGGGCTAAGGCACTACTCATAAAAATAATTACAAAACCTAAACTCAAATAAAAATTTCTACAGCATACGTCGTTCTTCATTGGTTCTTATTTATGATT
Encoded proteins:
- a CDS encoding alpha-L-fucosidase, whose product is MKNDVCCRNFYLSLGFVIIFMSSALAQSSDKMDWWKDAKFGMFMHWGLYSQTAGYWDGHVAKGNEHFMIHEKIALKEYATIADDFNPTNFDAEKWVLTAKEAGMKYIIITSKHHDGFAMFDSPSNDYNIKSRTPYAKDPMKELVAACHKHDMKFGFYYSLGRDWEDPDVATNWPHKGGRSNLVDYPDEDIKVFSRYFERKVKPQVKELLTQYGKIDVMWFDTPELISSEESKELRELILDLQPHCIINSRIKHGFGDYKVTEQEIVDGLEVEPWEACITMGKNWGYIEYDTVYKSSELMTRQLLEIVSKGGNLLLNNGPTAKGEITDLAQERLAEMGSWIKQNAEGIYGSKPWSVQSERLTEIVESVKETNASEEEDTMKDNLHDGTSKDIFPEVIFTTKNNFIYAYVCSTTTEEVTITALATKNGAKIKSVTPLDSSKNAKWKQTTKGLTLKIPVISDQVIPISGFRIELK